A section of the Enterobacter sp. C2 genome encodes:
- a CDS encoding sugar ABC transporter permease, with translation MNENRLLGLAWISPYIIGLIVFTAFPFVSSFFLSFTEYDLMSPPVFNGIENYRYMLTEDSLFWKSMGVTFAYVFLTIPLKLAFALGIAFVLNFKLRGIGFFRTAYYIPSILGSSVAIAVLWRALFAIDGLLNSFIGVFGLDPVNWLGEPSLALMSVTLLRVWQFGSAMVIFLAALQNVPQSQYEAAMIDGASKWQMFIKVTVPLITPVIFFNFIMQTTQAFQEFTGPYVITGGGPTYYTYLFSLYIYDTAFKYFDMGYGAALAWVLFLVVAVFASIAFKSSKYWVFYSADKGGKNG, from the coding sequence ATGAATGAAAACAGACTGCTGGGATTGGCCTGGATATCGCCCTATATCATCGGGTTGATCGTCTTTACGGCCTTTCCCTTCGTTTCCTCGTTTTTCCTCAGTTTTACTGAGTATGACTTAATGAGTCCGCCAGTATTTAACGGGATTGAAAACTACCGTTACATGCTGACCGAAGACTCCCTGTTCTGGAAATCGATGGGCGTCACCTTTGCCTACGTCTTTTTAACTATCCCGCTGAAGCTCGCCTTCGCGCTGGGGATTGCTTTTGTTCTTAACTTTAAATTACGCGGCATCGGGTTCTTCCGTACCGCCTACTACATTCCATCCATCCTGGGCAGCTCCGTCGCTATCGCTGTGCTGTGGCGTGCGCTGTTTGCTATCGACGGACTGCTGAACAGCTTTATCGGCGTTTTTGGTCTCGATCCGGTGAACTGGCTGGGCGAGCCGTCGCTGGCGTTGATGTCCGTGACCCTGCTGCGCGTCTGGCAGTTTGGTTCCGCGATGGTAATCTTCCTCGCCGCGCTGCAAAACGTGCCTCAGTCGCAGTATGAGGCGGCGATGATCGACGGCGCGTCGAAGTGGCAGATGTTTATTAAAGTGACCGTGCCGCTGATTACGCCGGTGATCTTCTTCAACTTCATTATGCAGACCACCCAGGCGTTCCAGGAGTTTACCGGCCCGTACGTCATTACCGGCGGCGGCCCGACCTACTACACCTATCTCTTCTCGCTCTACATCTACGACACCGCCTTTAAGTATTTCGATATGGGCTACGGCGCGGCGCTGGCGTGGGTACTGTTCCTGGTGGTGGCCGTCTTCGCCTCCATTGCCTTTAAGTCATCAAAATACTGGGTCTTCTACTCCGCCGATAAGGGAGGCAAAAATGGCTGA
- a CDS encoding ABC transporter substrate-binding protein — protein sequence MKKVLLSAAISATLGLSALPSQAADSVDLRMSWWGGNGRHQVTLKAIEEFHKQHPDINVKSEYTGWDGHLSRLTTQIAGGTEPDVMQTNWNWLPIFSKNGDGFYDLNQLKDVIDLSQFDPKELKSTTVNGKLNGIPISVTARVFYFNDETWKKAGVTYPKTWDELKAAGKTFESKLGKQYYPVVLEHQDTLALLNSYMIQKYNLPAVDEKTKKFAYSKAQWVEFFQTYKDLVDNHVMPDTKYYASFGKSNMYEMKPWIEGEWGGTYMWNSTITKYSDNLKPPAKLELGSYPMLPGATDAGLFFKPAQMLSIGKSTKHPKEAAQLINFLLNSKEGAETLGLERGVPLSKAAVETLTANGTIKEEDPSVAGLRLAQSLPAKLTVSPYFDDPQVVAQFGTSLQYIDYGQKTVEETAADFQRQAERILKRAMR from the coding sequence ATGAAAAAAGTGCTTTTAAGCGCAGCAATCTCCGCCACATTAGGCCTGAGCGCCCTTCCTTCACAGGCGGCGGATAGCGTCGACCTGCGTATGTCCTGGTGGGGCGGCAATGGCCGTCACCAGGTGACGCTGAAGGCGATCGAGGAGTTCCATAAGCAGCACCCGGACATTAATGTTAAATCAGAATATACCGGCTGGGACGGGCATCTCTCCCGCCTGACCACGCAGATCGCTGGCGGCACCGAGCCTGACGTGATGCAGACCAACTGGAACTGGCTGCCGATCTTCTCGAAAAACGGCGACGGCTTCTACGACCTCAATCAGCTGAAGGATGTGATCGATCTGAGCCAGTTCGATCCGAAAGAGCTGAAGTCGACCACCGTCAACGGCAAGCTGAACGGGATCCCGATCTCTGTGACCGCGCGCGTCTTCTACTTCAACGATGAGACCTGGAAAAAAGCGGGCGTTACCTACCCCAAAACCTGGGATGAGCTGAAAGCCGCAGGTAAAACCTTTGAGAGCAAGCTGGGCAAGCAGTACTACCCGGTGGTGCTGGAGCATCAGGACACCCTGGCGCTGCTGAACTCCTACATGATCCAGAAGTACAACCTTCCGGCAGTGGACGAGAAAACCAAAAAATTCGCCTACAGCAAAGCGCAGTGGGTGGAGTTTTTCCAGACCTATAAGGATCTCGTCGACAACCACGTGATGCCGGATACCAAATACTACGCGTCGTTTGGTAAGAGCAACATGTATGAGATGAAGCCGTGGATTGAAGGTGAATGGGGCGGCACCTACATGTGGAACTCCACCATCACCAAATACTCTGACAACCTGAAGCCACCGGCGAAGCTGGAGCTGGGCAGCTACCCGATGCTGCCGGGTGCCACCGACGCGGGTCTGTTCTTTAAACCGGCCCAGATGCTGTCGATTGGTAAATCGACCAAGCATCCGAAAGAGGCGGCGCAGCTGATTAACTTCCTGCTGAACAGCAAAGAGGGTGCAGAGACGCTGGGCCTTGAGCGTGGCGTACCGCTGAGCAAGGCGGCGGTAGAGACCCTAACCGCTAACGGCACCATCAAAGAGGAAGATCCGTCGGTTGCGGGCCTGCGCCTGGCGCAGTCTCTGCCTGCCAAACTGACGGTATCGCCTTACTTTGACGACCCGCAGGTGGTGGCCCAGTTTGGTACGTCTCTGCAGTACATCGACTACGGTCAGAAAACCGTGGAAGAGACGGCGGCTGACTTCCAGCGCCAGGCGGAGCGTATTCTGAAACGCGCAATGCGCTAA
- a CDS encoding cupin domain-containing protein, whose protein sequence is MFTFHQQTQLDDLGNGVTRRILAHAGKMMAVEVNFSEGAVGPLHNHPHEQLTYVLSGEFEFTIGDEKHIVRAGDTLYKEPNIVHGCVCLKAGTLLDTFTPVREDFLTA, encoded by the coding sequence ATGTTTACTTTCCACCAGCAGACCCAGCTCGACGATCTGGGCAATGGCGTTACCCGACGCATTCTGGCCCATGCAGGCAAAATGATGGCGGTAGAGGTAAATTTTAGCGAAGGCGCGGTTGGCCCGCTGCATAACCACCCTCATGAACAGCTTACCTATGTTTTATCCGGCGAGTTTGAATTTACCATTGGCGATGAGAAACATATCGTTCGCGCCGGAGACACCCTCTATAAAGAGCCAAACATTGTGCACGGCTGCGTCTGCTTAAAAGCCGGCACCCTGCTCGATACCTTTACGCCGGTGCGTGAGGATTTCCTCACAGCGTAA
- the kduI gene encoding 5-dehydro-4-deoxy-D-glucuronate isomerase codes for MEVRQSIHSAHAKTLDTQGLRDEFLVEQVFEADAYTMVYSHIDRIIVGGIMPVAKTVAVGGEVGKQLGVSYFLERRELGTINIGGPGTITVDGQCYEIGHRDALYVGKGAKEVVFASVDPAKPAKFYYNSAPAHAAYPTKKVTPADVAPVTLGDPLTSNRRTINKYFVPDVLETCQLSMGLTELEPGNLWNTMPCHTHERRMEVYFYFNMDEDACVFHMMGQPQETRHIIMHNEQAVISPSWSIHSGVGTRAYTFIWGMVGENQVFDDMDHVAVKDLR; via the coding sequence GTGGAAGTCAGACAAAGCATCCACAGCGCGCATGCTAAGACGCTGGACACTCAGGGGCTGCGTGACGAGTTCTTAGTTGAGCAGGTATTCGAGGCCGACGCTTACACTATGGTGTACAGCCATATCGACCGCATTATCGTTGGCGGCATCATGCCGGTGGCAAAAACCGTCGCCGTCGGCGGCGAAGTGGGCAAGCAGCTGGGCGTCAGCTACTTCCTTGAGCGCCGCGAGCTGGGCACCATCAACATCGGCGGTCCGGGCACCATCACCGTTGACGGCCAGTGCTACGAAATCGGCCATCGCGATGCACTCTACGTGGGTAAAGGCGCTAAAGAGGTGGTGTTTGCCAGCGTCGATCCGGCAAAACCGGCCAAGTTCTACTACAACAGCGCCCCGGCGCATGCTGCATACCCGACCAAAAAAGTGACCCCGGCAGACGTTGCCCCAGTGACCCTTGGCGATCCGCTCACCAGCAACCGCCGCACCATCAACAAATACTTTGTGCCGGACGTGCTGGAGACCTGCCAGCTAAGCATGGGCCTGACCGAGCTGGAGCCAGGCAACCTGTGGAACACCATGCCGTGTCATACCCATGAACGCCGGATGGAAGTTTACTTCTACTTCAATATGGATGAGGACGCCTGCGTGTTCCATATGATGGGCCAGCCGCAGGAGACGCGCCACATCATTATGCATAACGAACAGGCGGTGATCTCACCGAGCTGGTCTATTCACTCTGGCGTGGGTACCCGGGCTTACACCTTCATCTGGGGGATGGTAGGCGAGAACCAGGTCTTTGATGATATGGACCACGTTGCCGTTAAGGATCTGCGCTAA
- a CDS encoding oligogalacturonate-specific porin KdgM family protein produces the protein MFKNTLILASLIGASFAAQAVTVDLRHEYIDNETNADRVSVSHRFDNGLGFGVEAKWKSGGDDADKPLTELVGNGHEESINWRWKATDNIALTPGFNIESKDTFSIYKPYLHAQYSFDNGVYIAGRYRYEYTRNPDSNVVDNKVNKFDAWVGWAMGDWRPELNYVYAKSSEDVIRENNKTYSNEYNAKLAYKWDKNWAPYAEVGNVGVRNTDERQTRFRVGVAYTF, from the coding sequence ATGTTTAAAAATACTCTGATCCTTGCATCTCTCATCGGTGCCTCTTTTGCTGCGCAGGCTGTGACTGTCGATCTGCGTCATGAATATATTGATAATGAAACTAACGCCGACCGCGTATCAGTCTCGCACCGCTTTGATAATGGCCTGGGTTTTGGCGTCGAAGCAAAATGGAAATCAGGCGGCGATGATGCAGATAAGCCATTAACCGAACTGGTTGGCAACGGTCATGAAGAATCCATAAACTGGCGCTGGAAAGCGACAGATAACATTGCCCTTACCCCGGGCTTTAATATCGAAAGTAAAGACACCTTCTCAATCTATAAACCTTATCTGCATGCGCAATACAGCTTTGATAACGGCGTCTATATTGCGGGTCGCTACCGCTATGAGTATACCCGTAACCCGGACTCAAATGTGGTTGATAACAAAGTCAATAAATTCGATGCGTGGGTAGGCTGGGCGATGGGTGACTGGCGTCCCGAGCTGAACTACGTCTATGCAAAAAGCAGCGAAGACGTTATTCGTGAAAATAACAAAACCTATTCTAACGAATATAACGCCAAGCTCGCCTATAAATGGGATAAGAACTGGGCCCCGTATGCAGAAGTGGGTAACGTCGGTGTGCGAAATACCGACGAGCGCCAGACCCGATTCCGTGTCGGCGTAGCATATACCTTCTAA
- a CDS encoding oligogalacturonate lyase family protein, translating to MAKGMRVKLNYAVSRDPDTGAEVIRLTPPEVTCHRNYFYQKCFFNDGSHLLFAGEFDGHWNYYLLNIAKAEAVQLTEGAGDNTFGGFLSPDDSALYYVKNDRTLREVNLETLAEREVYRVPDEWVGYGTWVANSDCTKLVGIEIAKSDWTPLNDWKIFHDFFLKGPRCRLLRVDLQTGESATIHEEKLWLGHPIYRPFDDNTVAFCHEGPHDLVDARMWLVNEDGSNIRKVKTHAEGESCTHEFWVPNGSALVYVSYLKGQQGRTVYRFDPTTGVNEAIMAMPACSHLMSNFDGTLLVGDGSGSPVDVNDADGYSIDNDPYIYVFDVAEKRYFRAARHDTSWATVANSRQVTHPHPSFTPDDSAVLFSSDKDGKPALYIARLPEQCEWLQA from the coding sequence ATGGCGAAAGGTATGCGGGTTAAGCTCAACTATGCAGTCAGCCGCGATCCCGACACGGGCGCGGAAGTGATCCGCTTAACCCCTCCCGAAGTCACCTGTCATCGTAATTACTTCTATCAGAAATGCTTTTTTAATGATGGCAGCCACCTGCTTTTCGCAGGCGAATTCGATGGTCACTGGAACTACTATCTGCTGAACATTGCGAAAGCCGAAGCGGTGCAGCTGACCGAGGGCGCGGGCGACAATACCTTTGGTGGCTTCCTGTCGCCAGATGATAGCGCCCTCTACTACGTTAAAAACGATCGCACCCTGCGGGAAGTGAACCTGGAAACCCTGGCCGAGCGGGAAGTCTACCGCGTGCCGGATGAGTGGGTTGGCTACGGCACCTGGGTAGCGAACAGCGACTGCACCAAGCTGGTCGGCATCGAAATTGCCAAAAGCGACTGGACGCCGCTCAACGACTGGAAAATTTTCCACGACTTCTTCCTGAAGGGGCCCCGCTGCCGCCTGCTGCGCGTCGATCTCCAGACCGGTGAAAGCGCCACGATCCATGAAGAGAAACTCTGGCTGGGCCACCCTATCTACCGTCCGTTTGACGACAACACCGTCGCCTTCTGCCACGAAGGCCCGCACGACCTGGTGGATGCCCGTATGTGGCTGGTAAATGAGGACGGCAGCAACATCCGTAAAGTGAAGACCCATGCCGAAGGCGAAAGCTGCACCCATGAGTTCTGGGTACCCAACGGCTCGGCGCTGGTCTATGTTTCCTACCTGAAGGGGCAACAGGGCCGCACCGTTTATCGTTTTGATCCGACCACGGGGGTTAACGAAGCGATCATGGCGATGCCAGCCTGCTCCCATCTGATGAGCAACTTTGACGGTACGCTGCTGGTAGGTGACGGTTCAGGCTCGCCGGTCGATGTTAACGATGCCGACGGCTACAGCATCGATAACGATCCCTATATCTACGTCTTCGACGTGGCGGAGAAGCGCTACTTCCGCGCGGCACGTCACGATACCTCCTGGGCCACGGTGGCAAATAGCCGTCAGGTGACCCATCCGCATCCGTCATTTACGCCGGACGACAGCGCGGTTCTGTTTAGCTCTGATAAAGACGGTAAGCCTGCGCTCTATATTGCCCGGCTTCCTGAACAGTGTGAATGGCTTCAAGCATAA
- a CDS encoding sugar porter family MFS transporter, translating to MSSLSHNAPSLPRALQDTRRMNLFVSISAAVAGLLFGLDIGVIAGALPFITDHFTLTSRQQEWVVSSMMLGAAIGALFNGWLSFRLGRKYSLMAGAILFVVGSLGSAFAINVEVLIFSRVILGVAVGIASYTAPLYLSEMASENVRGKMISMYQLMVTLGIVMAFLSDTALSYSGNWRAMLGVLALPALVLIVLVIFLPNSPRWLAEKGRHIEAEEVLRMLRDTSEKAREELNEIRESLKHKQGGWGLFKANRNVRRAVFLGMLLQAMQQFTGMNIIMYYAPRIFKMAGFTTTEQQMIATLVVGLTFMFATFIAIFMVDKAGRKPALKIGFSVMAFGTLVLGYCLMQFDNGTASSGLSWLSVGMTMICIAGYAMSAAPVVWILCSEIQPLKCRDFGITCSTTTNWVSNMIIGATFLTLLDAIGAAGTFWLYTGLNIVFVGITFWLIPETKNVTLEHIERRLMAGEKLRNIGV from the coding sequence ATGAGTTCATTGAGTCATAACGCACCGTCATTGCCGCGCGCGTTGCAGGATACGCGGCGCATGAATCTTTTTGTCTCTATCTCCGCCGCCGTGGCCGGTCTGCTATTTGGTCTGGATATTGGCGTGATCGCCGGAGCGCTCCCCTTTATTACCGACCACTTTACGTTGACCAGCCGCCAGCAGGAGTGGGTGGTGAGCAGCATGATGCTGGGGGCGGCCATCGGGGCGCTGTTTAACGGCTGGCTCTCGTTTCGCCTGGGGCGTAAATACAGCCTGATGGCGGGGGCCATTCTTTTTGTCGTGGGATCCCTCGGGTCGGCCTTCGCTATCAACGTTGAGGTGCTGATCTTCTCCAGGGTGATCCTCGGCGTGGCGGTGGGCATCGCCTCCTATACCGCGCCGCTCTATCTCTCCGAGATGGCGAGCGAGAACGTGCGCGGCAAGATGATCAGCATGTACCAGCTGATGGTCACCCTGGGCATTGTGATGGCCTTTCTCTCTGACACGGCGCTGAGCTACTCCGGCAACTGGCGCGCCATGCTGGGCGTGCTGGCCTTGCCGGCGCTGGTGCTGATCGTGCTGGTTATTTTTCTGCCCAACAGCCCGCGCTGGCTGGCGGAAAAGGGGCGGCATATTGAGGCGGAGGAGGTGCTGCGCATGCTGCGCGATACTTCCGAGAAGGCGCGCGAGGAGCTGAATGAGATCCGCGAAAGCCTGAAGCATAAGCAGGGCGGATGGGGTCTGTTCAAAGCCAACCGCAACGTGCGGCGGGCGGTATTTCTCGGCATGCTGCTCCAGGCGATGCAGCAGTTTACCGGGATGAACATCATTATGTACTACGCCCCGCGCATCTTTAAGATGGCCGGGTTTACCACCACCGAACAGCAGATGATCGCCACCCTGGTGGTCGGCCTGACCTTTATGTTCGCGACCTTCATCGCCATCTTTATGGTCGACAAAGCCGGACGTAAGCCCGCGCTGAAGATCGGTTTTAGCGTCATGGCCTTTGGCACGCTGGTACTGGGCTACTGCCTGATGCAGTTCGATAACGGCACCGCCTCCAGCGGTCTCTCCTGGCTCTCTGTGGGCATGACTATGATCTGCATCGCCGGATACGCCATGAGCGCCGCGCCGGTAGTGTGGATCCTCTGCTCGGAAATTCAGCCCCTGAAGTGCCGCGACTTCGGTATTACCTGCTCGACCACCACCAACTGGGTGTCGAACATGATTATCGGCGCGACCTTCCTAACCCTGCTTGATGCGATTGGTGCGGCGGGCACCTTCTGGCTCTATACTGGGCTGAATATCGTGTTTGTCGGTATTACGTTCTGGCTGATCCCGGAGACGAAAAACGTCACTCTTGAGCATATTGAACGCAGGCTGATGGCGGGAGAAAAATTAAGGAATATCGGGGTATAA
- the kduD gene encoding 2-dehydro-3-deoxy-D-gluconate 5-dehydrogenase KduD translates to MILNAFSLEGKVAVVSGCDTGLGQGMALGLAEAGCDIVGINIVEPTETIERVTALGRRFLSLTADLRQIDGIPALLERAVNEFGHIDVLVNNAGLIRREDAINFSEKDWDDVMDLNIKSVFFMSQAAAKHFIAQGNGGKIINIASMLSFQGGIRVPSYTASKSGVMGITRLMANEWAKHNINVNAIAPGYMATNNTQQLRADEQRSAEILDRIPAGRWGLPSDLMGPVVFLASSASDYINGYTVAVDGGWLAR, encoded by the coding sequence ATGATTCTGAATGCATTTTCTCTTGAAGGTAAAGTTGCAGTTGTCTCTGGCTGTGATACTGGCCTGGGCCAGGGTATGGCGCTGGGTCTGGCAGAAGCGGGCTGCGACATTGTCGGGATTAACATCGTTGAGCCGACCGAAACCATCGAGCGCGTTACCGCCCTGGGTCGCCGCTTCCTGAGCCTGACCGCTGACCTGCGCCAGATCGACGGCATCCCTGCGCTGCTGGAGCGCGCGGTGAACGAGTTCGGCCATATCGACGTGCTGGTGAACAACGCAGGTCTGATCCGTCGTGAAGACGCGATCAACTTCAGCGAAAAAGACTGGGACGACGTGATGGATCTGAACATCAAGAGCGTGTTCTTTATGTCCCAGGCGGCGGCGAAGCACTTTATCGCCCAGGGCAACGGCGGCAAAATCATCAACATCGCCTCAATGCTCTCCTTCCAGGGTGGCATCCGCGTACCGTCCTACACCGCATCTAAAAGCGGCGTGATGGGCATCACCCGCCTGATGGCTAACGAGTGGGCGAAGCACAACATCAACGTGAATGCTATCGCACCGGGCTACATGGCGACCAACAACACCCAGCAGCTGCGTGCCGACGAGCAGCGCAGCGCTGAGATCCTCGACCGCATTCCGGCGGGCCGCTGGGGTCTGCCAAGCGATCTGATGGGACCGGTGGTGTTCCTGGCCTCCAGCGCTTCTGACTACATCAACGGCTACACCGTGGCGGTAGACGGCGGCTGGCTGGCGCGTTAA
- a CDS encoding carbohydrate ABC transporter permease, which produces MADVQQISTARSIADQEVARTLRKEKINASIRYVILLFVGLLMLYPLVWMFSAAFKPNHEIFTTLSLWPANATWDGFINGWKTGTEYNFGHYMLNTFKYVIPKVILTIISSTIVAYGFARFEIPWKKFWFATLITTMLLPSTVLLIPQYLMFREMGMLNSYMPLYLPLAFATQGFFVFMLIQFLRGVPRDMEEAAQIDGCNSAQVLWYVVVPILKPAIISVALFQFMWSMNDFIGPLIYVYSVDKYPIALALKMSIDVTEGAPWNEILAMASISILPSIIVFFLAQRYFVQGVTSSGIKG; this is translated from the coding sequence ATGGCTGACGTTCAACAAATTTCCACGGCAAGAAGCATCGCTGACCAGGAAGTCGCGCGTACCTTGCGTAAAGAGAAGATCAACGCCAGCATCCGCTACGTGATCCTGCTGTTTGTTGGCCTGCTGATGCTCTACCCACTGGTGTGGATGTTCTCGGCGGCGTTTAAGCCTAACCACGAGATCTTCACCACCCTGAGCCTGTGGCCGGCAAACGCCACCTGGGATGGCTTTATCAACGGCTGGAAAACCGGTACCGAGTATAACTTTGGCCATTACATGCTGAACACCTTCAAGTATGTGATCCCGAAAGTGATCCTGACCATTATCTCCTCCACCATCGTGGCCTACGGCTTTGCCCGCTTCGAGATCCCGTGGAAGAAGTTTTGGTTCGCCACGCTGATCACCACCATGCTGCTGCCAAGCACCGTGCTGCTGATCCCGCAGTACCTGATGTTCCGTGAGATGGGCATGCTCAACAGCTATATGCCGCTCTATCTGCCGCTGGCCTTTGCAACCCAGGGCTTCTTCGTCTTCATGCTGATCCAGTTCCTGCGCGGCGTGCCGCGTGACATGGAAGAGGCGGCGCAGATCGACGGCTGTAACTCTGCTCAGGTGCTCTGGTACGTGGTGGTGCCGATCCTGAAACCGGCGATTATCTCTGTGGCGCTGTTCCAGTTCATGTGGTCGATGAACGACTTTATCGGCCCGCTGATCTACGTCTACAGCGTGGATAAGTACCCGATTGCCCTGGCGCTGAAAATGTCCATCGACGTGACCGAAGGCGCGCCATGGAACGAAATTCTGGCAATGGCGAGTATCTCCATTCTGCCGTCCATCATTGTCTTCTTCCTGGCTCAACGCTACTTCGTACAGGGCGTAACCAGCAGCGGAATTAAAGGTTAA
- a CDS encoding aspartate/glutamate racemase: protein MKTIGLLGGMSWESTIPYYRLINEGIKARLGGLHSASLLLHSVDFHDIEACQSSGDWDRAGEILASAAAGLERVGAEGIVLCTNTMHKVASQIEDRCSVPFLHIADATARAIQKANLQQVALLGTRYTMEQDFYRGRMRDAHGIETCVPDDEDRARVNQIIFDELCLGTFSEPSRAYFIDLIARMANQGAEGVIFGCTEIGLLVSQDQSPIPVFDTAALHAADVVDFMLD, encoded by the coding sequence ATGAAAACGATAGGGCTGCTGGGCGGCATGAGCTGGGAATCAACCATTCCCTACTACCGTCTGATTAATGAAGGAATAAAGGCCCGGCTGGGTGGGCTGCACTCCGCCAGCCTGCTGCTGCACAGCGTCGATTTTCATGATATTGAGGCCTGCCAGTCGAGCGGCGACTGGGACCGGGCGGGCGAGATACTTGCCAGCGCTGCCGCAGGGCTTGAGCGCGTCGGTGCCGAAGGGATCGTGCTCTGCACCAACACCATGCACAAGGTTGCCAGTCAGATCGAAGATCGTTGCAGCGTGCCGTTTTTGCACATCGCCGACGCCACCGCCCGGGCGATCCAGAAAGCCAACCTGCAACAGGTGGCACTGCTGGGCACCCGTTACACCATGGAGCAGGATTTCTACCGCGGGCGGATGCGTGACGCCCACGGCATTGAGACCTGCGTTCCGGACGATGAGGATCGCGCCAGGGTTAACCAGATCATCTTTGACGAGCTCTGCCTGGGCACTTTTAGCGAACCGTCGCGGGCTTACTTTATCGATCTGATCGCGCGGATGGCGAATCAGGGGGCGGAGGGGGTGATCTTCGGCTGCACCGAGATTGGCCTGCTTGTCTCTCAGGATCAAAGCCCGATCCCGGTGTTTGATACCGCCGCGCTTCACGCCGCCGACGTCGTCGACTTTATGCTGGACTAA
- a CDS encoding ABC transporter ATP-binding protein, giving the protein MAEVIFNKLEKVYSNGFKAVHGIDLKIADGEFMVIVGPSGCAKSTTLRMLAGLETISGGEVRIGEKIVNNLAPKERGIAMVFQNYALYPHMTVRENLAFGLKLSKMPKDQIDRYVDEAAKILELEELLERLPRQLSGGQAQRVAVGRAIVKKPDVFLFDEPLSNLDAKLRASMRIRISDLHKELKKSGKPATTVYVTHDQTEAMTMGDRICVMKLGHIMQVDTPDNLYHHPKNMFVAGFIGAPEMNIKPGKLIDKAGRLHITIGDESLPLNARQQEKVAAYQNQSVFFGVRPEFVSLSDEPFAEGCCTGEMVRTENMGHEFFVYLKVADYELTARIPSDEAKPMIEKGLNRKVWFKFDMDKCHIFDAKTEQNISL; this is encoded by the coding sequence ATGGCTGAAGTTATTTTCAACAAGCTGGAAAAAGTGTACTCCAACGGCTTTAAAGCGGTACATGGTATCGACCTGAAGATCGCTGACGGGGAGTTTATGGTGATTGTTGGGCCGTCCGGCTGCGCCAAGTCTACGACCCTGCGCATGCTGGCCGGGCTGGAGACCATCAGCGGCGGCGAAGTACGTATCGGGGAGAAGATTGTGAACAACCTCGCGCCGAAAGAGCGCGGCATTGCGATGGTGTTCCAGAACTATGCGCTCTATCCGCATATGACGGTGCGGGAAAATCTCGCCTTTGGTCTCAAGCTGAGCAAGATGCCGAAGGATCAGATCGACAGGTACGTGGATGAAGCGGCGAAGATCCTTGAGTTAGAAGAGCTGCTGGAACGCCTGCCGCGCCAGCTCTCCGGCGGCCAGGCCCAGCGTGTGGCAGTGGGCCGGGCGATTGTGAAGAAGCCGGACGTGTTCCTGTTTGACGAACCGCTCTCTAACCTCGACGCCAAGCTGCGCGCCTCCATGCGCATCCGTATTTCGGATCTGCATAAGGAGCTGAAGAAGTCCGGGAAACCGGCTACCACCGTCTACGTAACCCATGACCAGACCGAAGCCATGACCATGGGCGATCGCATCTGCGTGATGAAGCTGGGGCATATCATGCAGGTTGATACCCCGGACAATCTCTATCACCACCCGAAGAATATGTTCGTGGCGGGCTTTATCGGCGCACCGGAGATGAACATCAAGCCCGGCAAGCTGATTGATAAAGCAGGCCGCCTGCATATCACCATCGGCGATGAGAGCCTGCCGCTGAACGCTCGCCAGCAGGAGAAGGTCGCCGCGTACCAGAACCAGTCAGTCTTTTTCGGCGTGCGCCCGGAGTTCGTTTCCCTCTCCGATGAGCCCTTTGCCGAAGGCTGCTGCACCGGCGAGATGGTGCGCACCGAAAACATGGGCCATGAGTTCTTTGTCTACCTCAAAGTGGCCGACTATGAGTTGACCGCCCGTATCCCCTCCGACGAGGCTAAGCCAATGATTGAAAAGGGCCTTAACCGTAAGGTCTGGTTTAAGTTTGACATGGATAAGTGTCATATCTTTGATGCGAAAACTGAACAGAACATCTCTCTCTAA